Proteins co-encoded in one Microbacterium hydrocarbonoxydans genomic window:
- a CDS encoding alpha/beta hydrolase, producing MTTSAPDESARPTRARRPWRRTKVALGIIVAVAAVVAIVGSLTPWPSAMLIRAVFTKGGDETAAEMDRHVPDTALTEQRDVAYADSGADTTMDVFAPASATGPLPTIVWIHGGAWISGAKENVDPYMRILAAEGYTTIAVNYTIGPEGVYPLAVHQLNDALAYIDEHADELGVDPSQIVLAGDSAGAQLASQMATLMTSPDYAEIMDIAPALTKDQLVATVLNCGVYDLAALAALDGVVGWGLKTSMWAYSGTKTWAEDSTGATMSTVDWVTADFPTTYISGGNGDGLTWLQSIPMAKRLDELGVDVTTLFWPAPHEPALPHEYQFHLDMPDAQTALQKTIDFLNAHTTR from the coding sequence ATGACCACGAGCGCGCCTGACGAGTCCGCACGCCCGACGAGAGCTCGCCGCCCGTGGCGACGCACGAAGGTGGCGCTCGGCATCATCGTCGCCGTCGCCGCCGTGGTCGCGATCGTCGGCTCGCTCACACCGTGGCCCTCTGCGATGCTCATCCGTGCGGTGTTCACGAAGGGCGGGGACGAGACCGCCGCCGAGATGGACCGGCACGTTCCCGACACGGCGCTCACCGAGCAGCGCGACGTCGCCTACGCCGACAGCGGCGCGGACACCACGATGGACGTCTTCGCGCCGGCATCCGCCACCGGCCCCCTTCCGACGATCGTCTGGATCCACGGCGGAGCCTGGATCTCGGGCGCGAAGGAGAACGTCGACCCGTACATGCGCATTCTGGCCGCCGAGGGATACACGACGATCGCCGTGAACTACACGATCGGGCCAGAGGGCGTCTATCCGCTGGCGGTGCACCAGCTGAACGACGCGCTCGCGTACATCGACGAGCACGCCGACGAGCTGGGCGTCGATCCGAGCCAGATCGTTCTGGCCGGCGATTCGGCGGGCGCACAGCTCGCCAGCCAGATGGCGACGCTCATGACGAGCCCCGACTATGCCGAGATCATGGACATCGCGCCCGCGCTGACGAAGGACCAGCTCGTGGCGACCGTGCTGAACTGCGGCGTCTACGATCTTGCGGCTCTCGCCGCTCTCGACGGAGTCGTCGGCTGGGGCCTCAAGACCTCGATGTGGGCCTACTCGGGTACCAAGACCTGGGCCGAGGACTCGACCGGCGCCACGATGTCGACGGTCGACTGGGTCACCGCCGACTTCCCGACGACCTACATCTCGGGCGGCAACGGCGACGGCCTCACCTGGCTGCAGTCGATCCCCATGGCGAAGCGCCTGGACGAGCTCGGCGTCGACGTGACGACGCTCTTCTGGCCGGCACCGCACGAGCCGGCTCTGCCGCACGAGTACCAGTTCCACCTGGACATGCCCGATGCGCAGACCGCGCTGCAGAAGACGATCGACTTCCTGAACGCGCACACGACCCGGTGA
- a CDS encoding ABC transporter ATP-binding protein, which produces MSSDARSEPSQPPGDGLSHSHAATPTTVGGVFREGVWGRGRRARAALSITGFCGHQLAEVMVPIAVGVAIDRAIAPGDPMALAGALVFLVVVFAVLICAWQVGDRAGTRAYAQGEHALRQGVLALALRRRTRRPAGEVLTISSSDAGEAAGFFWVIAEQAAAATAVLVACITLLVIAWPLAIAVVIGTLVQALVVHAVSGGLRRRGYEAQKQAARLDAVSTDFATGLRVLGALGGASRAADRYVTESAVAADAAYRAEKAAAGLTAVNLLVSGLVFTGVAVLGGRLALDGVITIGGFVTAMGLAQTIRGPLQALGYLPAQIASKHGSAARIAEFTSEAKAGAERLGAADAVASAVPAIEPTEAVVARLVVDGNPIDIAEGRVTGIRADPDRVVDLARLFGGLREPVRGELVIGDRDAVHLGHDGLRAEVFAPPHDAAVFTGTAAENIAAEIDHARLAASAFDEVVERLPGGLDEMVGERGLRLSGGQRQRLLLARALHQPQRLVVLHEPTTAIDPITEAQVAAGLAAGGRTIVLLTDRASLLSSCHLVHDLRGASA; this is translated from the coding sequence ATGTCCTCTGACGCGCGATCGGAACCTTCGCAGCCCCCCGGCGACGGGCTGTCCCACAGCCACGCTGCGACGCCGACCACAGTCGGGGGAGTCTTTCGAGAAGGCGTCTGGGGTCGCGGCCGCCGTGCGCGCGCCGCGCTCTCGATCACCGGATTCTGCGGCCATCAGCTGGCCGAGGTCATGGTGCCGATCGCGGTCGGGGTCGCGATCGACCGGGCCATCGCTCCCGGAGACCCGATGGCTCTCGCAGGGGCGCTCGTGTTCCTCGTGGTGGTGTTCGCGGTGCTGATCTGCGCCTGGCAGGTCGGCGATCGCGCCGGTACCAGGGCCTACGCGCAGGGTGAGCACGCGCTGCGTCAGGGCGTGCTCGCGCTGGCGCTGCGCCGCCGCACCCGACGACCCGCCGGTGAGGTGCTGACGATCTCATCGTCGGATGCGGGCGAGGCCGCCGGGTTCTTCTGGGTGATCGCCGAGCAGGCGGCCGCGGCGACCGCGGTGCTCGTGGCCTGCATCACCCTGCTGGTGATCGCGTGGCCGCTGGCGATCGCGGTGGTGATCGGCACACTCGTGCAGGCACTCGTCGTGCACGCGGTCAGCGGCGGGCTGCGGCGCCGCGGATACGAAGCGCAGAAGCAGGCGGCTCGCCTCGATGCGGTGAGCACCGACTTCGCGACCGGACTCCGCGTGCTGGGTGCTCTCGGAGGAGCCTCGCGCGCCGCCGACCGCTACGTCACCGAGAGCGCCGTGGCGGCCGACGCCGCCTATCGCGCAGAGAAGGCGGCCGCAGGTCTCACCGCAGTGAACCTTCTGGTCAGCGGTCTCGTCTTCACCGGCGTCGCCGTTCTCGGGGGCAGACTCGCCCTCGACGGCGTCATCACGATCGGCGGCTTCGTGACCGCCATGGGCCTCGCGCAGACGATCCGCGGTCCGCTGCAGGCGCTCGGCTACCTGCCCGCGCAGATCGCGTCGAAGCACGGCTCGGCCGCTCGGATCGCGGAGTTCACGTCCGAGGCGAAAGCGGGCGCGGAGCGCCTCGGTGCCGCGGATGCTGTGGCCTCGGCGGTGCCCGCGATCGAGCCGACAGAGGCGGTCGTCGCCCGACTCGTGGTCGACGGGAACCCGATCGACATCGCCGAGGGGCGGGTCACCGGCATCCGGGCCGACCCCGACCGCGTCGTCGACCTCGCCCGCCTGTTCGGCGGGCTGCGCGAGCCGGTGCGCGGTGAGCTCGTGATCGGCGACCGCGATGCCGTGCACCTCGGTCACGACGGTCTGCGGGCCGAGGTCTTCGCGCCTCCGCACGATGCTGCCGTGTTCACCGGCACGGCCGCCGAGAACATCGCAGCCGAGATCGACCACGCGCGCCTCGCGGCATCCGCGTTCGACGAGGTCGTCGAGCGACTGCCCGGCGGACTCGACGAGATGGTGGGAGAGCGGGGGCTGCGGCTCTCGGGCGGACAGCGCCAGCGCCTGCTGCTCGCGCGTGCCCTCCACCAGCCGCAGCGTCTGGTGGTGCTGCACGAGCCCACCACCGCGATCGATCCGATCACCGAGGCGCAGGTCGCGGCGGGACTCGCGGCCGGGGGACGCACGATCGTGCTCCTCACCGACCGTGCATCGCTGCTGTCGAGCTGCCACCTCGTGCACGATCTTCGGGGAGCGAGCGCATGA
- a CDS encoding ABC transporter ATP-binding protein, with protein sequence MSDLKLPIATRRDTARGLAAAIGRRPRLAVAALVMLCAGVGAALVAPWIIGMMVDDIVAGGASLLSFGLALAGSIAAGAVLTWTGRVLLARLGQATIRDVREGAFRTALAQPAARIEAAGTGDLVARLSGDVRAVGQVVEDALPAFLTALFGIVLSLLGLGLMDWRFALAALLVAPIQYFALRWFLRRSAPVYRDHRVIVAERGQRTIEAVRGVDTVRALRAEERHLARIAESSVEAIALEVQATRVRNDFNVFLNGAELVGLAAVLSVGYLLVTGGEVELGAATAAALYFLGLFGPMGSLLYRIDDLQDAGASLARLFGVIGMSTPPARDPGHGSRAAATRGAIEVDGLRFGYRADRADLDDVALSVAPGERIAIVGASGAGKTTLARVLAGALPVGEGRVRHDGVGIEQWHPHELRDAVVMLSQEPHVFAGTVRDDLALFSDADDEAMRAAITRLGAEWILRLPAGLDTEIGEAGHPLTPGQAQHLALVRVALSAASVVILDEATAEAGSADSEVLDQASLGAIGDRTGLVIAHRLSQAATADRILVMQDGKIVQSGTHDQLVADPGPYAELWGAWTAW encoded by the coding sequence ATGAGCGACCTGAAGCTCCCCATCGCGACCCGTCGCGACACGGCGCGAGGCCTCGCCGCCGCCATCGGCCGTCGGCCCCGACTCGCGGTCGCGGCCCTGGTCATGCTGTGCGCGGGTGTGGGGGCAGCGCTGGTCGCCCCCTGGATCATCGGGATGATGGTCGACGACATCGTCGCGGGAGGAGCCTCGCTGCTCTCGTTCGGTCTCGCGCTCGCCGGATCCATCGCTGCCGGTGCCGTGCTGACCTGGACGGGGCGGGTGTTGCTCGCGCGCCTCGGCCAGGCGACGATCCGCGACGTGCGAGAGGGAGCCTTCCGCACCGCCCTCGCGCAGCCGGCGGCACGCATCGAAGCGGCCGGCACCGGAGACCTGGTGGCGCGACTGTCGGGCGACGTCAGGGCCGTGGGCCAGGTGGTCGAGGATGCTCTTCCCGCCTTCCTCACCGCGCTCTTCGGCATCGTGCTGAGCCTGCTCGGCCTCGGGCTGATGGACTGGCGCTTCGCGCTCGCCGCGCTGCTCGTGGCGCCGATCCAGTACTTCGCTCTTCGTTGGTTCCTGCGCCGCTCGGCACCCGTCTACCGCGACCACCGGGTGATCGTGGCCGAACGCGGTCAGCGCACGATCGAGGCGGTGCGCGGAGTCGACACCGTGCGAGCGCTGCGCGCCGAGGAACGTCATCTCGCGCGCATCGCGGAGTCGAGTGTCGAGGCCATCGCGCTCGAGGTGCAGGCGACCCGTGTGCGCAACGACTTCAACGTCTTCCTGAACGGTGCAGAGCTCGTCGGACTCGCGGCGGTGCTCTCGGTCGGGTACCTCTTGGTCACTGGCGGCGAGGTCGAACTCGGCGCAGCGACGGCGGCCGCGCTCTACTTCCTCGGACTGTTCGGCCCCATGGGCAGCCTGCTGTATCGGATCGACGATCTGCAGGATGCCGGTGCCAGCCTCGCGCGCCTCTTCGGCGTGATCGGCATGTCGACGCCTCCCGCGCGCGACCCGGGGCACGGTTCGCGCGCGGCAGCGACTCGGGGAGCGATCGAGGTCGACGGACTCCGCTTCGGGTATCGCGCCGATCGCGCCGACCTCGACGATGTGGCGCTCTCGGTCGCGCCCGGCGAGCGGATCGCGATCGTCGGGGCGAGCGGTGCCGGCAAGACCACGCTCGCGCGCGTGCTCGCAGGCGCGCTGCCGGTCGGCGAGGGCCGGGTGCGGCATGACGGGGTCGGCATCGAACAGTGGCATCCGCATGAACTGCGGGATGCCGTCGTGATGCTCAGCCAGGAACCCCATGTGTTCGCGGGAACAGTGCGAGACGACCTCGCACTGTTCAGCGATGCCGACGACGAGGCGATGAGAGCCGCGATCACGCGGCTCGGAGCCGAGTGGATCCTCCGGCTGCCCGCGGGCCTCGACACAGAGATCGGCGAGGCGGGGCATCCGCTCACACCGGGTCAGGCGCAGCACCTGGCTCTCGTGCGGGTGGCGCTGTCGGCGGCATCCGTCGTGATCCTCGACGAGGCGACGGCCGAGGCGGGCTCCGCCGACTCGGAGGTGCTGGATCAGGCCTCGCTCGGCGCGATCGGCGACCGCACCGGCCTCGTGATCGCGCACCGGCTGAGCCAGGCGGCCACCGCCGACCGCATCCTCGTGATGCAGGACGGCAAGATCGTGCAATCGGGGACCCACGACCAGCTCGTAGCCGATCCAGGACCGTATGCCGAGCTGTGGGGTGCGTGGACGGCCTGGTGA
- a CDS encoding isochorismatase family protein, which produces MSDGPWLVVIDPQQIFASPESAWGSPFFADAMPRIRELATTFGDRVIVTRWMPTADRSTSWGAYFAAWPFADQPPTDELFDLVPDAVGLSPHPTLDLPTFGKWGAEIEEIVGRGSHVVLAGVATDCCVISTALAAADAGAHVTVAADACAGSTAENHAAAMQVMGLYPPQITVSDTESVLAAG; this is translated from the coding sequence GTGAGCGACGGTCCCTGGCTGGTCGTGATCGACCCTCAGCAGATCTTCGCGTCGCCGGAATCTGCGTGGGGATCGCCGTTCTTCGCCGACGCGATGCCGCGCATCCGCGAGCTGGCAACGACCTTCGGCGACCGCGTGATCGTGACGCGCTGGATGCCGACGGCAGACCGCTCGACGTCGTGGGGCGCCTACTTCGCGGCCTGGCCCTTCGCCGACCAGCCGCCGACAGATGAGCTCTTCGACCTCGTGCCCGACGCGGTCGGACTGTCGCCGCATCCGACCCTCGACCTGCCGACGTTCGGCAAATGGGGCGCCGAGATCGAAGAGATCGTGGGGCGCGGCTCACACGTCGTGCTGGCGGGGGTCGCGACCGACTGCTGCGTCATCTCGACCGCGCTCGCTGCGGCGGATGCCGGCGCGCACGTCACGGTGGCGGCCGACGCATGCGCGGGATCGACGGCCGAGAATCACGCGGCCGCGATGCAGGTGATGGGTCTCTACCCGCCGCAGATCACCGTGAGCGACACCGAGTCGGTGCTCGCCGCCGGCTGA
- a CDS encoding cytosine permease: MTDIKPALIERAGIEIIPESERTAKPSDLFWPWFAANVSVFGMSYGSFVLGFGISFWQATVVSIIGIVVSFLLCGLIAIAGKRGSAPTMVLSRAAFGVQGQKVPGIVSWLTSIGWETFLAIMAVLATATVITQLGGDGDSIALQIIATVIVAALIVAASVLGYHTIMKLQSVLTWITGIVTVLYIILAAPSIDLAAVLARPDGGIGQVTGALVMVMTGFGLGWINIAADWSRYQKRTASDGAIVLWNTIGGSVAPVILVIFGLLLAGSDDELSAAIAADPIGALATILPIWVLVPFLLTAVLALVSGAVLGIYSSGLTLLSLGIRIPRPSAAAIDGVILTIGTIYVVFFYKDFLGPFQSFLITLGVPLASWAGILVADILRRKKDYDDEALFDSRGRYGAWDWVSIGTMVVASVIGWGFVLNGFADAAPWNNWQGYLLGLVGGVDGDWAYANLGVFFALVLSFVVTWFARAGKIRRQEASA, from the coding sequence ATGACGGACATCAAGCCTGCTCTCATCGAGCGCGCGGGCATCGAGATCATCCCCGAATCCGAGCGCACGGCGAAGCCGAGCGACCTCTTCTGGCCGTGGTTCGCAGCCAACGTGTCGGTGTTCGGCATGTCGTACGGCTCGTTCGTGCTGGGCTTCGGAATCTCGTTCTGGCAGGCGACGGTCGTGTCGATCATCGGCATCGTGGTGTCGTTCCTGCTGTGCGGGCTGATCGCGATCGCCGGCAAGCGCGGGTCGGCACCCACGATGGTGCTGTCCCGGGCGGCGTTCGGCGTGCAAGGACAGAAGGTGCCCGGCATCGTCTCGTGGCTGACGTCGATCGGCTGGGAGACGTTCCTCGCGATCATGGCCGTGCTCGCGACGGCCACCGTCATCACGCAGCTCGGCGGCGACGGCGACAGCATCGCGCTGCAGATCATCGCCACCGTGATCGTCGCCGCGCTCATCGTCGCGGCCTCGGTGCTCGGCTACCACACGATCATGAAGCTGCAGTCGGTGCTCACCTGGATCACCGGCATCGTGACGGTGCTCTACATCATCCTCGCCGCGCCGAGCATCGACCTCGCTGCCGTGCTCGCGCGGCCCGACGGCGGCATCGGTCAGGTCACCGGCGCGCTCGTCATGGTGATGACAGGCTTCGGCCTGGGCTGGATCAACATCGCCGCCGACTGGTCGCGGTACCAGAAGCGCACGGCATCCGATGGGGCGATCGTGCTGTGGAACACGATCGGCGGCTCGGTCGCACCCGTGATCCTCGTCATCTTCGGTCTGCTGCTCGCCGGGTCCGACGACGAGCTCAGCGCGGCGATCGCCGCCGACCCGATCGGTGCACTCGCCACGATCCTGCCGATCTGGGTGCTCGTGCCCTTCCTGCTCACCGCCGTGCTGGCGCTCGTGTCAGGCGCGGTGCTGGGCATCTACTCGTCGGGCCTCACGCTGCTGAGCCTCGGCATCCGCATCCCGCGACCGTCGGCGGCGGCGATCGACGGCGTGATCCTCACGATCGGCACGATCTACGTGGTGTTCTTCTACAAGGACTTCCTCGGTCCGTTCCAGAGCTTCCTCATCACGCTGGGCGTGCCGCTGGCCTCATGGGCCGGCATCCTGGTCGCCGACATCCTGCGTCGCAAGAAGGACTACGACGACGAGGCGCTCTTCGACAGCCGTGGCCGTTACGGCGCGTGGGACTGGGTCTCGATCGGCACCATGGTGGTCGCGAGCGTGATCGGGTGGGGCTTCGTGCTCAACGGATTCGCGGATGCCGCGCCGTGGAACAACTGGCAGGGCTACCTGCTGGGTCTCGTCGGGGGTGTCGACGGTGACTGGGCATATGCGAACCTCGGCGTCTTCTTCGCCCTCGTGCTGTCGTTCGTCGTGACCTGGTTCGCCCGCGCCGGAAAGATCCGCCGGCAGGAGGCCTCGGCGTGA
- a CDS encoding M18 family aminopeptidase: MPVTPDALSHSADLADFVAASPSSYHAAAETARRLEDAGFERLAEEDAWAVAPGGRYVVVRDGAAIGWTIPTDAVATTPVHVFGAHTDSPGFKLKPQPTTGSKGWLQAAVEVYGGPLLNSWLDRELRLAGRLALADGRVVLADTGAILRLPQLAVHLDREANTGLALDKQYQTQPVWGLGDPSQADILAELADSAGVSASDIRGYDVVIADSARGAVFGKDDAFFASGRLDDLASVHAGVVALEELGSPSSGPIAVLAAFDHEELGSNSRSGAAGPFLEDILGRVYDALGASASDTRRAFSTSWCLSSDVGHSVHPNYAHKHDPVVQPVLGSGPILKLNANQRYATDAVGSAAWRRWCDGADVTTQEFVSNNTVPCGSTIGPITATRLGIRTVDVGIPILSMHSARELAGVSDLHDLTRVARAFFAG; encoded by the coding sequence ATGCCCGTCACCCCGGATGCGCTCTCTCACTCCGCCGATCTCGCCGACTTCGTCGCCGCCTCCCCCTCGAGCTATCACGCCGCGGCCGAGACGGCCCGGCGCCTCGAGGATGCCGGCTTCGAGCGACTCGCCGAGGAGGATGCCTGGGCCGTGGCCCCCGGCGGACGATACGTCGTGGTCCGCGACGGTGCCGCAATCGGCTGGACGATCCCCACGGATGCCGTGGCCACCACACCCGTGCACGTGTTCGGCGCGCACACCGACTCCCCCGGCTTCAAGCTCAAGCCGCAGCCGACCACCGGGTCGAAGGGCTGGCTGCAGGCGGCCGTCGAGGTCTACGGCGGCCCGCTGCTGAACTCCTGGCTCGACCGAGAGCTGCGCCTGGCCGGACGCCTGGCGCTGGCCGACGGCCGTGTCGTGCTCGCCGACACCGGCGCGATACTGCGACTCCCCCAGCTCGCCGTGCACCTCGACCGCGAAGCCAACACCGGCCTCGCCCTCGACAAGCAGTACCAGACCCAGCCCGTCTGGGGTCTGGGCGACCCCTCGCAGGCTGACATCCTGGCCGAGCTCGCGGATTCCGCGGGCGTCTCGGCATCCGACATCCGCGGGTACGACGTCGTGATCGCCGACTCGGCACGCGGCGCCGTGTTCGGCAAGGACGACGCGTTCTTCGCCTCCGGCCGCCTCGACGACCTCGCCTCCGTGCACGCGGGAGTGGTCGCGCTCGAGGAACTCGGCTCCCCCTCATCCGGCCCCATCGCGGTGCTCGCCGCCTTCGATCACGAGGAGCTCGGCTCGAACTCGCGCTCGGGCGCCGCCGGCCCCTTCCTGGAGGACATCCTGGGGCGCGTCTACGACGCCCTCGGCGCCTCCGCCTCCGACACCCGTCGCGCGTTCTCGACGTCGTGGTGCCTGTCGAGCGATGTCGGCCACTCGGTGCACCCGAATTACGCGCACAAGCACGACCCCGTCGTGCAGCCGGTGCTGGGCTCGGGCCCGATCCTCAAGCTCAACGCCAACCAGCGCTACGCGACGGATGCCGTCGGCTCCGCCGCCTGGCGCCGGTGGTGCGACGGCGCCGATGTCACGACCCAGGAGTTCGTGTCGAACAACACCGTGCCCTGCGGGTCGACGATCGGCCCGATCACCGCGACGCGCCTCGGCATCCGCACGGTCGACGTCGGCATCCCGATCCTGTCGATGCACTCCGCCCGTGAGCTCGCCGGGGTGTCGGACCTGCACGATCTCACCCGTGTCGCGAGGGCATTCTTCGCCGGCTGA
- a CDS encoding EamA family transporter yields the protein MSPLAFALVMAAAITHASWNVIAHGVSRAGMPFLWWGAVGGTAVWIGVIPFTGGLGTDDVLAFLLGVGVSAVMHVVYMAVLQRGYREGNLSTVYATARGTGPFLSVLVAVLVLGERPSQIALIGVAAVILGVVAIGLVDRGRSDSSTPRRIDPGLVFGLLTGVAIAVYTIWDAHAVRTWNLSPVAFMVGTMLLEIPFYSIGVRRRWRAVWMLGRTQWKRIVAFSILSPLSYILVLTAIQIAPVALVAPLREVSVVLVSLFGVFALKESRPGWRIAASAVVVAGIVLLAL from the coding sequence ATGTCACCTCTCGCTTTCGCCCTCGTCATGGCCGCAGCGATCACGCACGCGTCGTGGAATGTCATCGCGCACGGCGTGAGCCGAGCGGGCATGCCCTTCCTCTGGTGGGGCGCGGTCGGCGGAACCGCCGTGTGGATCGGGGTCATCCCGTTCACCGGCGGACTCGGCACCGACGATGTGCTCGCCTTCCTGCTCGGGGTCGGGGTCTCTGCGGTCATGCATGTCGTGTACATGGCCGTGCTGCAGCGCGGGTATCGCGAGGGCAATCTCTCGACCGTGTATGCCACGGCGCGGGGGACGGGCCCGTTCCTCTCGGTGCTCGTCGCCGTGCTGGTGCTCGGGGAGCGGCCGTCGCAGATCGCGTTGATCGGTGTCGCAGCAGTCATCCTCGGTGTGGTGGCGATCGGCCTGGTCGATCGCGGACGGTCGGATTCCTCGACGCCGCGCCGGATCGATCCCGGCCTCGTCTTCGGCCTGCTGACGGGTGTCGCGATCGCCGTCTACACGATCTGGGACGCGCACGCCGTGCGCACCTGGAACCTGTCTCCGGTGGCCTTCATGGTCGGCACGATGCTGCTCGAGATCCCCTTCTACTCGATCGGGGTGCGGCGCAGGTGGCGCGCGGTGTGGATGCTCGGTCGCACGCAATGGAAGCGCATCGTCGCGTTCAGCATCCTGTCGCCGCTGTCGTACATCCTCGTGCTCACGGCGATCCAGATCGCGCCCGTCGCCCTGGTGGCGCCACTGCGAGAGGTGAGTGTCGTGCTCGTCAGCCTGTTCGGCGTGTTCGCATTGAAAGAGAGCCGACCCGGGTGGCGGATCGCGGCCTCGGCGGTCGTGGTGGCGGGGATCGTGCTGCTCGCGCTGTGA
- a CDS encoding GNAT family N-acetyltransferase yields the protein MNVSWSYRSSTPSDASWMAELRAVVLHPDLERLGRFDPVRVRQRFFDAFEPRFSRVIVVEEADVGMIAVRPEADAVWIEHFYLAPQWQGLGVGGDVLRAVIAEERGAVSPVPYRLNVLQGSAARRLYERHGFVVESEDEVDVFMRCVPVR from the coding sequence GTGAACGTGTCCTGGTCATATCGATCGAGCACCCCGTCCGATGCGTCCTGGATGGCCGAGCTGCGTGCCGTGGTTCTTCACCCCGATCTCGAGCGACTCGGGCGGTTCGACCCGGTGCGAGTGCGGCAGAGGTTCTTCGATGCCTTCGAGCCGCGCTTCTCGCGCGTGATCGTCGTCGAGGAGGCGGACGTCGGCATGATCGCTGTTCGCCCCGAGGCGGATGCCGTGTGGATCGAGCACTTCTATCTCGCGCCGCAGTGGCAGGGGCTCGGAGTGGGCGGCGACGTGCTGCGGGCGGTGATCGCCGAGGAGCGTGGTGCGGTGAGCCCCGTGCCGTATCGATTGAACGTGCTGCAGGGGAGTGCCGCGAGGCGTCTGTACGAGCGTCACGGTTTCGTGGTCGAGAGTGAGGACGAGGTCGACGTGTTCATGAGGTGCGTGCCGGTTCGCTGA
- a CDS encoding Clp protease N-terminal domain-containing protein, producing the protein MVRTMKWFREISVLAEDEQRRAAHPEIDVEHVFLALLGIGGPVTDALAREGVTLGTARAEFQSLHAGRLARLGVTPATAIDGDRRIPEGSTRGGFVYREGVRTMLENAAASPHPDLTLFTALLDEPTGHVREVLRDLDADPDALLASLEDRSRQLSATADRKSAGDPARRRGAEREYRRFVPFPVGEVRALLSLPERWLDWNDFEAQSAQVAPSGAVHAHARERHVDGRPARLKPAFATTDHRLRPCGTQDAIEWVRSFPRAPHIAGQVLRIDLEPRGSGTDLTLSLRRDVAHAAPDGLLRRAARAVLTPLRRLIVRAHLRGKADNISRALRT; encoded by the coding sequence ATGGTGCGCACCATGAAGTGGTTCCGCGAGATCAGCGTGCTCGCCGAAGATGAGCAGCGTCGGGCCGCACACCCCGAGATCGATGTCGAGCACGTGTTCCTCGCGCTCCTCGGCATCGGCGGGCCGGTGACCGATGCACTCGCCCGCGAGGGGGTCACGCTGGGCACGGCGCGCGCGGAATTCCAGTCGCTCCATGCGGGCCGCCTGGCACGCCTCGGTGTGACACCTGCCACAGCGATCGATGGCGACCGACGAATACCTGAGGGCAGCACGCGCGGGGGCTTCGTCTACCGGGAGGGCGTGCGCACGATGCTCGAGAACGCGGCTGCATCCCCACACCCGGATCTCACGCTCTTCACGGCGCTTCTCGACGAACCCACCGGGCATGTGAGAGAGGTTCTCCGAGATCTCGACGCCGACCCCGACGCCCTCCTCGCGTCGCTGGAGGACCGGTCCCGGCAACTCTCCGCCACAGCCGACCGGAAGAGCGCCGGTGATCCTGCACGACGGCGGGGCGCGGAGCGCGAGTACCGGCGCTTCGTGCCCTTCCCGGTGGGCGAGGTGCGGGCGCTCCTCTCCCTTCCGGAACGGTGGCTCGACTGGAACGACTTCGAGGCCCAGTCGGCGCAGGTCGCTCCGAGCGGCGCGGTGCACGCGCACGCTCGTGAGCGGCACGTCGACGGGAGGCCGGCGCGACTCAAGCCGGCGTTCGCCACGACCGATCACCGACTCCGCCCCTGCGGGACACAGGATGCCATCGAATGGGTGCGCTCGTTCCCTCGCGCACCGCACATCGCGGGTCAGGTGCTGCGCATCGATCTCGAGCCACGTGGCAGCGGGACCGACCTGACGCTCTCGCTCCGCCGCGATGTAGCGCACGCCGCACCGGACGGGCTGCTGCGCCGTGCGGCCCGCGCAGTGCTCACCCCGCTGCGTCGTCTCATCGTTCGTGCGCACCTGCGAGGCAAGGCCGACAACATCTCTCGGGCGCTGCGCACCTGA
- a CDS encoding response regulator transcription factor produces the protein MPEIRVVIVDDDPLVRSALSHFVSRDPEITVVAEAESGLEGIDTVERERPDVVMMDVQMPEMNGIEATAVISERWPDVKILAVTTLDGSDTVLPMLSAGASGYMLKDSSAASIVAAVREVYSGASSLSPRIASLLIKHVRDTEPVGGDGTLEELTDREEEVLQRLAQGMSNAEIARALIVSEGTVKAHLGRIMSKWHVRDRVQILVTAAHAGLVEFR, from the coding sequence ATGCCCGAGATCCGTGTAGTCATCGTCGACGACGACCCGTTGGTGCGTTCAGCGCTCTCACACTTCGTGTCGCGAGACCCGGAGATCACGGTGGTCGCCGAGGCCGAGTCCGGCCTCGAGGGCATAGACACGGTCGAGCGCGAGCGGCCCGACGTCGTGATGATGGATGTGCAGATGCCCGAGATGAACGGCATCGAAGCCACCGCGGTGATCAGCGAGCGCTGGCCTGACGTCAAGATCCTGGCGGTGACGACCCTCGACGGCAGCGACACCGTGCTGCCGATGCTGAGCGCCGGCGCGTCGGGGTACATGCTGAAGGATTCGAGCGCGGCGAGCATCGTCGCTGCCGTGCGTGAGGTCTACAGCGGAGCGAGCTCGCTCTCTCCGCGCATCGCGTCACTGTTGATCAAGCATGTGCGCGACACCGAGCCGGTCGGCGGCGACGGAACGCTCGAGGAGCTCACCGACCGCGAGGAAGAGGTGCTGCAGCGCCTGGCTCAGGGCATGTCGAATGCCGAGATCGCTCGTGCGCTGATCGTCTCGGAGGGAACCGTGAAAGCGCACCTCGGCCGCATCATGTCGAAGTGGCACGTGCGCGACCGCGTGCAGATCCTGGTGACCGCGGCGCACGCGGGACTCGTCGAGTTCCGCTGA